One segment of Pleomorphomonas sp. PLEO DNA contains the following:
- the pgmB gene encoding beta-phosphoglucomutase — protein sequence MSANSSQLLSSLPTDPWRLVETRWDADANLLRETLFALGNGHIGTRGSHDEAWLGEADASMEGTYVNGFYDTEAIRYPENAYGFARLNEFMLNLPNAKGIEIAIDGERFNLIRGVVLSYERSLDFREGVLVRSVEWKSPAGQRVRIVSRRLVSLSRSAILAQTVTVTPLDADATIEFVATLNSSVRGTEESFDPRLGSGASARALSTVETIATAGRSVLVSRTHNSGLTLRIEALASVAGGRNLESTASEEHGVLAQGFRVAAKAGEAVTLEKTMAIVTSRDAPASELAARADEALRGARAVGFEGLASEQRARLAAFWEKADIEIEGDDALSQGLHFNLYHLFQSIGRDGRTNIAAKGLTGEGYEGHSFWDTEIYVLPVFLRTLPDLARAVLCHRISYLDKARARARDLGHSRGALYPWRTITGEECSAYFPAGTAQYHINADIAFAIKQYVEATGDVSLLTDGAAELVFETARVWADLAHLVDGSYHIDEVTGPDEYTALVNNNFYTNVMAKTHLAYAAEVAGWMGREKPEAFTRLSERLDLSVGETAHWSEVSDRLRLPYDETRGIHAQDDAFLARKVWDFAGTPAENYPLLLHYHPLVIYRHQVCKQADVVLALFLRGDLFPKAVKRRDFDYYEAITTHDSSLSTCIHSIIASEVGLNERAYEFFMDTARMDIDNTHGNTFHGVHTAAMGGTWMSVVHGFAGLRALKGEPHFAPSLPKSWSRYRFRLVDHGRTLEVAVSAAGTEFRLIEGDAIRLFHRGEPIDLSASEPVRSVPLARTLDRKPFKALVFDLDGVITDTARFHHLAWKRLADTLGIGFDDELAESLKGIDRRMSLRMILDKGGVILEPAEFDRLADMKNVWYKELIGTMTRDDLLPGALDTLEAVRAAGLKVGLASVSQNAPAILERLGIADMFDTVVDARLLKRGKPDPEIFLKAAAQLGVEPADCLGVEDAVAGVASIKGAGMMALGIGSPLVLTEADTVIAGLDAFVLADYLA from the coding sequence GTGTCCGCGAACTCCTCCCAATTGCTTTCCTCGCTGCCCACCGATCCCTGGCGTCTGGTCGAAACCCGCTGGGATGCCGATGCCAACCTGCTGCGCGAAACTTTGTTTGCGCTCGGCAATGGTCATATCGGCACCCGTGGCAGCCATGACGAAGCCTGGCTGGGCGAGGCTGACGCCAGCATGGAGGGAACCTACGTCAACGGTTTCTACGACACCGAGGCGATCCGCTATCCCGAGAACGCCTATGGCTTTGCGCGCCTCAACGAGTTCATGCTCAACCTGCCCAACGCCAAGGGTATCGAGATCGCCATCGACGGCGAACGCTTCAACCTCATTCGGGGTGTCGTTCTTTCCTACGAGCGCAGCCTCGACTTTCGCGAGGGCGTTCTTGTTCGCAGCGTGGAATGGAAATCGCCGGCTGGCCAGCGAGTGCGCATCGTCTCCAGGCGTCTCGTCAGCCTGTCTCGCAGCGCCATCCTCGCCCAGACGGTTACCGTGACGCCGCTCGACGCCGATGCCACCATCGAATTCGTCGCCACCCTCAATAGCTCGGTGCGTGGGACGGAGGAGAGCTTCGATCCGCGCCTTGGCTCCGGCGCCTCCGCGCGCGCGCTTTCCACCGTTGAGACCATCGCCACCGCTGGCCGGTCGGTCTTGGTCTCGCGCACGCACAACAGCGGCCTGACGCTCCGGATCGAGGCGCTGGCCAGCGTCGCCGGCGGTCGCAATCTGGAGAGCACGGCGTCTGAGGAGCACGGCGTGCTCGCTCAGGGCTTCCGCGTTGCGGCCAAGGCCGGCGAGGCCGTCACGCTTGAGAAGACGATGGCCATCGTCACCAGCCGCGATGCGCCAGCCTCCGAACTCGCCGCTCGCGCCGATGAGGCGCTACGAGGCGCGCGCGCCGTCGGCTTCGAAGGGCTCGCCAGCGAGCAGCGAGCCCGGCTCGCCGCCTTCTGGGAAAAGGCCGATATCGAGATCGAGGGCGACGATGCCCTGTCGCAGGGCCTGCATTTCAACCTTTATCATCTCTTCCAATCGATTGGCCGCGATGGTCGGACCAATATCGCCGCCAAGGGGCTGACCGGTGAGGGCTACGAGGGGCATTCCTTCTGGGACACCGAGATTTACGTTCTGCCAGTGTTCCTGCGCACGCTGCCGGATCTGGCAAGAGCCGTGCTCTGCCACCGCATCAGCTATCTCGACAAGGCAAGGGCCCGCGCCCGCGATCTCGGCCATTCCCGCGGTGCGCTCTATCCATGGCGGACCATCACCGGCGAGGAATGCTCGGCCTATTTCCCGGCCGGTACGGCGCAATATCACATCAACGCCGACATCGCCTTCGCCATCAAGCAGTATGTCGAGGCCACCGGTGACGTCTCGCTGCTGACCGATGGTGCGGCCGAACTGGTGTTCGAGACGGCGCGTGTCTGGGCCGACCTCGCTCACCTCGTCGACGGCAGCTATCACATCGACGAGGTGACGGGCCCGGACGAATACACCGCGCTGGTCAACAATAACTTCTACACCAACGTGATGGCCAAGACCCATCTTGCCTATGCCGCCGAGGTGGCTGGGTGGATGGGGCGGGAGAAGCCGGAGGCTTTCACCAGGCTCTCAGAGAGGCTCGACTTATCCGTCGGTGAGACCGCACATTGGTCGGAAGTCTCGGATCGCCTGCGACTGCCCTATGACGAAACGCGCGGTATCCACGCCCAGGACGACGCCTTCCTTGCTCGCAAGGTTTGGGACTTCGCCGGCACGCCAGCCGAGAACTATCCGCTGCTCCTGCACTACCATCCGCTGGTGATCTATCGCCATCAAGTCTGCAAGCAGGCCGACGTAGTGCTCGCCCTGTTCCTGCGTGGCGATCTGTTCCCCAAGGCGGTGAAGCGGCGCGACTTCGACTACTATGAGGCTATCACCACCCACGATTCCTCGCTGTCCACCTGCATTCACTCGATTATCGCGTCGGAGGTCGGGCTCAACGAGCGGGCTTATGAGTTCTTCATGGACACCGCCCGCATGGACATCGACAACACCCACGGCAACACCTTCCACGGCGTCCATACGGCGGCGATGGGTGGCACTTGGATGAGCGTCGTGCACGGCTTCGCCGGCCTCAGGGCTTTGAAAGGCGAACCGCATTTTGCCCCGTCACTGCCGAAGAGCTGGAGCCGGTATCGCTTCCGCCTGGTCGATCATGGGCGCACGTTGGAGGTTGCCGTGTCGGCGGCTGGCACCGAGTTCCGGCTCATTGAAGGCGATGCCATTCGTCTGTTCCATCGGGGCGAGCCGATTGATCTTTCGGCGTCCGAGCCTGTGCGCTCAGTGCCGCTGGCCCGGACTCTCGACAGGAAGCCGTTCAAGGCTTTGGTATTCGACCTCGACGGCGTCATTACCGATACGGCACGCTTCCATCATCTCGCCTGGAAGCGTCTCGCCGACACGCTGGGCATCGGCTTTGATGACGAGTTGGCGGAAAGCTTGAAGGGCATCGACCGCCGCATGTCCTTGCGGATGATCCTCGACAAGGGCGGTGTCATACTGGAGCCGGCTGAATTCGATCGCCTCGCCGACATGAAGAACGTCTGGTACAAGGAGTTGATCGGCACCATGACCCGGGACGATCTCCTGCCGGGTGCCCTCGATACGCTGGAAGCGGTGCGAGCAGCCGGCTTGAAGGTTGGCCTTGCTTCGGTCAGTCAGAATGCTCCCGCCATTCTCGAGCGGCTCGGCATTGCCGACATGTTTGACACCGTCGTTGATGCGCGCTTGCTGAAGCGTGGCAAGCCCGACCCGGAAATCTTCCTGAAAGCGGCGGCTCAACTCGGCGTCGAACCGGCTGACTGCCTCGGCGTCGAGGATGCAGTGGCCGGCGTTGCCTCGATCAAGGGCGCCGGCATGATGGCGCTCGGCATTGGCAGCCCCTTGGTGCTGACGGAGGCCGACACGGTCATTGCCGGCCTCGATGCCTTCGTGCTTGCCGACTATCTCGCCTAA
- a CDS encoding amidase family protein, whose protein sequence is MSAPLLTLDSLRSRFARQPESLIDVMDDIAARFAAFGSLSAPATLNAAARDLLARCPDPSILPLWGIPYVVGANVDVAGLPTSAGLPALDFEPDFDAVVIERLRTAGALLVGKVPVDPLGLDASADGAVATVAAGLAVFGIASDRTGAACAAAAEDGVVAIKPSPGRVDLDGLFAIAPELDEIVILATDIAGGTAVRRVVERIDPTIQRRTATFARLGLLGKGFFAVAREMAKRLDLATVVVDDALFVEVAALMADDAWLVLRLDDIAVPLVEMPELFPPYLHRRLSRALGCPSGDLLRVQRRLSDLRRRVEAAFAGFDLLFVPPESNLIGFLNACGLAAIALPDGGMLVAAQGGDDRLADAAAILADPSLSRSTRPIDILVSPPLAHR, encoded by the coding sequence ATGAGCGCTCCCTTGTTGACGCTGGACAGCCTTCGCTCGCGTTTCGCGCGGCAACCGGAAAGCCTTATCGATGTCATGGACGACATCGCAGCTCGCTTTGCGGCTTTCGGCAGCCTGTCCGCCCCGGCCACGCTGAACGCTGCCGCCCGTGATCTTCTTGCCCGTTGTCCGGATCCGTCCATCCTGCCACTCTGGGGCATTCCTTATGTTGTTGGCGCCAATGTCGACGTTGCTGGCCTCCCTACGTCGGCTGGTCTACCGGCGCTCGACTTCGAACCTGATTTCGATGCCGTTGTCATAGAGCGACTGCGAACTGCCGGTGCTCTTCTGGTTGGCAAGGTGCCGGTCGATCCGCTAGGCCTCGACGCCTCGGCAGATGGAGCCGTCGCAACGGTTGCCGCCGGTCTCGCCGTATTCGGCATTGCCAGCGACCGGACGGGCGCTGCCTGTGCCGCTGCTGCCGAGGATGGCGTGGTCGCCATCAAGCCTTCGCCGGGGCGGGTCGATCTCGATGGTTTGTTCGCGATCGCTCCGGAGCTCGACGAGATCGTCATCCTCGCAACCGATATCGCAGGCGGCACAGCCGTACGCCGGGTCGTTGAGCGCATTGACCCTACAATCCAACGGCGGACGGCGACGTTTGCGCGCCTCGGTTTACTCGGCAAGGGGTTCTTTGCTGTCGCGCGTGAGATGGCTAAGCGCCTCGACTTGGCAACAGTGGTTGTCGATGATGCCCTCTTCGTGGAGGTCGCCGCGCTCATGGCCGACGACGCTTGGCTCGTCTTGCGGCTCGACGATATCGCGGTTCCGCTCGTCGAAATGCCCGAGCTATTTCCGCCCTATCTTCACCGGCGATTGTCCCGCGCTCTTGGCTGTCCATCTGGTGATTTGCTTCGGGTACAAAGGCGCCTTTCAGACCTGCGCCGCCGGGTCGAGGCAGCTTTTGCTGGTTTCGATCTGCTGTTTGTTCCGCCCGAATCCAATCTTATTGGCTTCCTCAACGCGTGTGGCCTTGCCGCCATTGCTTTGCCCGATGGCGGAATGCTGGTTGCCGCTCAAGGCGGCGACGACCGTTTGGCGGACGCGGCTGCAATCCTCGCCGATCCAAGCCTTTCAAGGTCCACTCGACCGATTGACATCCTGGTGTCACCGCCGTTGGCTCATCGCTAG